From the Pomacea canaliculata isolate SZHN2017 linkage group LG4, ASM307304v1, whole genome shotgun sequence genome, one window contains:
- the LOC112561296 gene encoding THO complex subunit 5 homolog B-like isoform X1 yields MSRDANADKKKKRILKPDSVIETKKTKIQDGASSKDHESLLFHAEEEEAEARDAEQDVQLFKSACSSIRDNMKFIQGMKKQKAGAEDLEAKKIDVSLQFVMLKKLNRLAHFRCRRAREATNEAKQQIEKYHLQLQNLLYETMHLQKEITKCLEFKSKDEEVELVTVDEFYRDAPERISRPKITKEDPHQLTLARLEWELEQRKELAGKLQEAQLCKEKISQEIRSKEDYLDTLQPKLISILEATKPVQNYLKMPYDEVREQHQTARHLPLPLYVLYMQGSAYQQACDKYLRVNVEGDVNAAKSLSLEIPEPDDDSDSDQDDQDQEKRNSKRRRKTVEARLCDKKQKVICKHPLSVTMEISGKEGSTLHLTLSYLPALNIITVGVNVLPSKDVVTSCITGGDLLSPQSILDELYPGDHGETTPNPASQYELGRYGMGDFSQYVAQLGRPYIWAQWLGGLQFLESCELEGACCSAQVRPNTSVSATYMQQTIKRLRQRLKSRLGLLQQLASLERGIVSISGPVLKTFPVKVTSQLMSWKRVTHSDFAVLPHAKAILDAGFANKNDLYFLAILERGSARLSAHVVVSVDYPEVAPVFVTSVAWQTQRTAINDIHIKEMEEEVNVHYAELTVDKSQEQLLSCQLQRLLVCFDVYLETEVVDVSAPVEIPKEKVIPRVCRGPGRNKPYRYVPELAIFTQR; encoded by the exons GACCATGAGAGCCTGCTGTTTCATGCTGAGGAGGAAGAGGCAGAGGCGAGAGATGCAGAGCAAGATGTACAACTGTTTAAATCAGCCTGCAGTTCCATTCGTGACAACATGAAGTTTATCCAAGGCATGAAGAAGCAAAAAGCA GGTGCTGAAGATTTGGAGGCAAAGAAAATAGATGTGTCACTGCAGTTTGTGATGTTGAAAAAACTGAACCGTCTTGCCCATTTCCGATGCCGAAGAGCTAGAGAAGCAACTAATGAG GCTAAACAACAGATTGAGAAGTATCACCTTCAGCTGCAGAACTTGCTGTATGAGACGATGCACTTACAGAAGGAAATCACAAAGTGTCTAGAGTTCAA ATCTAAAGATGAAGAAGTGGAACTTGTGACTGTTGATGAGTTCTACCGTGATGCACCTGAACGCATTTCACGGCCG aagATCACCAAGGAAGACCCTCATCAGCTGACACTGGCACGCCTGGAATGGGAGCTTGAGCAGAGAAAGGA ACTTGCTGGCAAGCTGCAGGAGGCTCAGTTGTGCAAAGAGAAGATAAGCCAAGAAATCCGCAGCAAGGAAGACTATCTTGACACTCTTCAGCCTAAGCTTATTTCCATCTTGGAG GCCACAAAGCCAGTACAGAATTACCTCAAGATGCCATATGATGAAGTACGGGAACAGCACCAGACGGCTCGACACTTGCCTCTGCCTCTATATGTCCTCTACATGCAGGGAAGTGCATACCAGCAGGCATGTG ATAAATACCTGAGGGTTAATGTGGAGGGGGATGTCAATGCTGCCAAATCTCTGTCCCTAGAGATACCTGAACCAG atgatgacagtgacagtgaccaGGATGACCAAGATCAGGAGAAAAGAAACTCT AAACGTAGGCGTAAAACAGTAGAGGCTCGTTTGTGTGacaagaaacagaaagtcaTTTGCAAGCACCCACTGTCTGTTACCATGGAAATCTCTGGCAAAG AGGGCAGCACTTTACATCTGACATTGAGCTACCTCCCAGCACTCAACATCATTACAGTTGGGGTCAACGTCCTTCCCAGCAAAGATGTTGTGACAAGCTGTATCACTGGAGG AGACCTTTTGTCACCACAATCAATACTTGATGAACTTTACCCTGGAGACCATGGGGAGACAACTCCTAACCCTGCCAGCCAGTATGAGCTGGGGCGCTATGG CATGGGAGACTTTAGTCAGTATGTGGCACAGCTGGGGCGACCCTATATATGGGCACAATGGCTTGGTGGGCTGCAGTTTTTGGAGAGCTGTGAACTTGAGGGAGCATGCTGTAGTGCCCAGGTCCGTCCAAACACATCTGTCAGTGCCACCTACATGCAGCAGACCATCAAGCGGCTGCGTCAGCGACTGAAGTCACGACTTGGCCTGCTGCAGCAACTGGCCTCCCTAG AACGGGGCATTGTGTCAATCTCCGGACCTGTGCTGAAAACGTTCCCCGTCAAGGTCACTTCACAGCTCATGTCGTGGAAGAGAGTAACTCACAGTGATTTTGCTGTTCTTCCTCATGCAAAGGCCATCCTGGATGCTGGGTTTGCCAATAAAAATGACCTGTACTTTCTTGCCATCTTGGAGAGAGGATCAG CCAGATTATCAGCTCATGTAGTGGTCAGTGTTGACTATCCTGAGGTAGCGCCTGTGTTTGTTACCAGTGTGGCATGGCAAACACAGAGAACAGCAATAAATGACATCCACATCAAG gagatggaggaggaggtaAACGTCCACTACGCTGAGCTCACTGTGGACAAGTCTCAGGAACAGCTCTTATCCTGTCAGTTGCAGCGCTTGCTGGTTTGCTTTGATGTTTATTTGGAGACAGAAGTTGTGGATGTGTCAGCACCCGTGGAGATTCCAAAAGAAAAGGTCATCCCTCGTGTGTGCAG AGGACCTGGGCGAAACAAACCCTACAGATACGTGCCTGAGCTGGCAATCTTCACCCAGAGATAA
- the LOC112561341 gene encoding proline dehydrogenase 1, mitochondrial-like: MACVVRLGRVLRGYTNSSHRAFLRNNIHPVSCKSTLSSFKREEDPCKKSSDVKPVINEPTVRKHPKLDLEFNCAEEAYRSKFTSELVRALLVFSLCSIDTLVDNQKKLLQWSRQILGKRLFRLLMQQTFYGHFVAGEDQEAIKPVVIRNQSFGVKSILDYSAEEDILPEEAVKAEMMSCTPENNSSHKMASAQFQAYEEFGDRRDKVVSARTYFYEDEKHCDQNMEIFLNCIDAVSYATEKSGLAAIKLTALGKPQLLLQMSDVLNTVKNFFALVSSTPSGDYETGERRFAVEDFDKRLCEMGVSLAEMGSRKWVSILDISGNREVDLLDWCNLLEINRSLSKLFVVPDLKTGKLRPLVDCLSEKEEEQMKNMLRRVNTIAKYASEKQVRIMVDAEQTYFQPAISRLTMEMMRKFNKERSVIFNTYQCYLKQAFNNIVVDLDLARREDFYFGAKLVRGAYMEQERERAKTIGYEDPINPTYEATTDMYHMVMEEVMRQVNLRERGKIAVMIASHNENTVRHAVQLMKYYNIGPDDRLICFGQLLGMCDHVSFPLGQAGYSVYKYVPFGPVDEVLPYLSRRAMENRGVLAKVQKEKQLLRQEIFRRLRNGQFFYKPTPVAPISAVS, translated from the exons ATGGCCTGTGTGGTGAGGTTGGGTCGTGTCCTTCGTGGGTACACAAACAGCTCACACAGAGCGTTTCTGAGAAACAACATCCACCCGGTTTCGTGTAAATCGACTTTGTCATCGTTTAAAAGAGAAGAGGACCCGTGTAAGAAGAGTTCAGATGTCAAACCGGTCATCAATGAACCAACAGTTCGCAAACATCCCAAGCTCGACCTGGAGTTTAATTGTGCTGAGGAGGCCTACAGGAGCAAATTCACTTCCGAACTTGTGAGAGCTCTGCTGGTGTTTAGCCTGTGTTCCATCGATACTCTTGTCGATAACCAGAAGAAG TTGTTGCAATGGTCCAGACAAATTCTGGGCAAGCGTCTGTTCCGACTTCTTATGCAGCAGACCTTCTATGGTCACTTTGTGGCTGGCGAAGACCAGGAAGCTATCAAACCTGTTGTGATCAGGAACCAGAGTTTTGGGGTAAAGTCCATTTTAGACTACAGTGCCGAAGAGGACATTTTGCCTGAAGAAGCTGTAAAGGCAGAGATGAT GAGCTGTACACCAGAAAACAACTCATCACACAAAATGG CATCTGCTCAGTTTCAAGCCTACGAAGAGTTTGGTGATCGACGAGACAAAGTCGTCAGTGCCAGGACATATTTCTATGAGGATGAAAAACACTGTGATCAAAACATGGAGATATTTCTTAACTGTATTGATGCTGTATCAT ATGCCACAGAGAAATCAGGACTTGCAGCAATCAAACTCACAGCATTAGGGAAACCACAGTTACTG CTTCAGATGTCAGACGTTCTCAACACAgtgaaaaatttctttgctcTTGTCTCCTCGACACCATCTGGTGATTATGAAACAGGAGAGAGAAGGTTTGCAGTGGAAGATTTTGATAAGCGACTGTGCGAAATGGGTGTCAGTTTAGCTGAGATGGGATCCAGAAAATGGGTGTCCATCCTGGACATTTCTGGCAACAG GGAGGTGGACTTGCTGGACTGGTGCAACCTGCTTGAGATAAACCGCAGTCTTTCAAAACTTTTTGTTGTTCCTGATCTCAAG ACAGGAAAATTGCGACCCCTAGTGGATTGTCTGagtgaaaaagaagaggaacAGATGAAGAATATGTTGCGACGTGTCAACACTATAGCCAAG tatGCATCAGAAAAGCAGGTGCGAATCATGGTAGATGCAGAACAAACTTATTTCCAGCCAGCCATTAGCCGTCTGACGATGGAGATGATGCGCAAGTTTAACAAAGAACGCAGTGTTATTTTCAACACATATCAGTGTTACCTCAAG CAAGCCTTCAACAACATAGTAGTTGATCTTGATCTGGCCAGGCGTGAAGACTTTTACTTTGGCGCCAAATTGGTGAGAGGAGCATATATGGAACAG GAGCGAGAGCGAGCCAAGACCATAGGGTATGAGGACCCCATCAATCCCACCTATGAGGCCACAACAGACATGTACCACATGGTCATGGAGGAAGTCATGCGCCAGGTTAACTTGCGAGAACGAGGAAAAATTGCAGTTATGATTGCCAGTCACAATGAAAACACTGTGCGCCATGCTGTGCAgtt GATGAAGTATTACAACATTGGTCCTGATGATCGATTGATTTGTTTTGGTCAACTTCTGGGTATGTGTGACCATGTCAGCTTTCCTCTTG GCCAGGCAGGTTATTCTGTTTATAAGTACGTGCCCTTTGGCCCAGTGGATGAAGTGTTGCCATACCTGTCTCGCCGTGCCATGGAAAATCGTGGTGTCTTGGCAAAGgtacaaaaggaaaaacaacttttacGTCAAGAGATTTTTCGCAGACTACGAAATGGGCAGTTTTTCTATAAACCTACCCCAGTTGCACCCATCAGCGCAGTTAGCTAA
- the LOC112561296 gene encoding THO complex subunit 5 homolog B-like isoform X2, producing MSRDANADKKKKRILKPDSVIETKKTKIQDGASSKDHESLLFHAEEEEAEARDAEQDVQLFKSACSSIRDNMKFIQGMKKQKAGAEDLEAKKIDVSLQFVMLKKLNRLAHFRCRRAREATNEAKQQIEKYHLQLQNLLYETMHLQKEITKCLEFKSKDEEVELVTVDEFYRDAPERISRPITKEDPHQLTLARLEWELEQRKELAGKLQEAQLCKEKISQEIRSKEDYLDTLQPKLISILEATKPVQNYLKMPYDEVREQHQTARHLPLPLYVLYMQGSAYQQACDKYLRVNVEGDVNAAKSLSLEIPEPDDDSDSDQDDQDQEKRNSKRRRKTVEARLCDKKQKVICKHPLSVTMEISGKEGSTLHLTLSYLPALNIITVGVNVLPSKDVVTSCITGGDLLSPQSILDELYPGDHGETTPNPASQYELGRYGMGDFSQYVAQLGRPYIWAQWLGGLQFLESCELEGACCSAQVRPNTSVSATYMQQTIKRLRQRLKSRLGLLQQLASLERGIVSISGPVLKTFPVKVTSQLMSWKRVTHSDFAVLPHAKAILDAGFANKNDLYFLAILERGSARLSAHVVVSVDYPEVAPVFVTSVAWQTQRTAINDIHIKEMEEEVNVHYAELTVDKSQEQLLSCQLQRLLVCFDVYLETEVVDVSAPVEIPKEKVIPRVCRGPGRNKPYRYVPELAIFTQR from the exons GACCATGAGAGCCTGCTGTTTCATGCTGAGGAGGAAGAGGCAGAGGCGAGAGATGCAGAGCAAGATGTACAACTGTTTAAATCAGCCTGCAGTTCCATTCGTGACAACATGAAGTTTATCCAAGGCATGAAGAAGCAAAAAGCA GGTGCTGAAGATTTGGAGGCAAAGAAAATAGATGTGTCACTGCAGTTTGTGATGTTGAAAAAACTGAACCGTCTTGCCCATTTCCGATGCCGAAGAGCTAGAGAAGCAACTAATGAG GCTAAACAACAGATTGAGAAGTATCACCTTCAGCTGCAGAACTTGCTGTATGAGACGATGCACTTACAGAAGGAAATCACAAAGTGTCTAGAGTTCAA ATCTAAAGATGAAGAAGTGGAACTTGTGACTGTTGATGAGTTCTACCGTGATGCACCTGAACGCATTTCACGGCCG ATCACCAAGGAAGACCCTCATCAGCTGACACTGGCACGCCTGGAATGGGAGCTTGAGCAGAGAAAGGA ACTTGCTGGCAAGCTGCAGGAGGCTCAGTTGTGCAAAGAGAAGATAAGCCAAGAAATCCGCAGCAAGGAAGACTATCTTGACACTCTTCAGCCTAAGCTTATTTCCATCTTGGAG GCCACAAAGCCAGTACAGAATTACCTCAAGATGCCATATGATGAAGTACGGGAACAGCACCAGACGGCTCGACACTTGCCTCTGCCTCTATATGTCCTCTACATGCAGGGAAGTGCATACCAGCAGGCATGTG ATAAATACCTGAGGGTTAATGTGGAGGGGGATGTCAATGCTGCCAAATCTCTGTCCCTAGAGATACCTGAACCAG atgatgacagtgacagtgaccaGGATGACCAAGATCAGGAGAAAAGAAACTCT AAACGTAGGCGTAAAACAGTAGAGGCTCGTTTGTGTGacaagaaacagaaagtcaTTTGCAAGCACCCACTGTCTGTTACCATGGAAATCTCTGGCAAAG AGGGCAGCACTTTACATCTGACATTGAGCTACCTCCCAGCACTCAACATCATTACAGTTGGGGTCAACGTCCTTCCCAGCAAAGATGTTGTGACAAGCTGTATCACTGGAGG AGACCTTTTGTCACCACAATCAATACTTGATGAACTTTACCCTGGAGACCATGGGGAGACAACTCCTAACCCTGCCAGCCAGTATGAGCTGGGGCGCTATGG CATGGGAGACTTTAGTCAGTATGTGGCACAGCTGGGGCGACCCTATATATGGGCACAATGGCTTGGTGGGCTGCAGTTTTTGGAGAGCTGTGAACTTGAGGGAGCATGCTGTAGTGCCCAGGTCCGTCCAAACACATCTGTCAGTGCCACCTACATGCAGCAGACCATCAAGCGGCTGCGTCAGCGACTGAAGTCACGACTTGGCCTGCTGCAGCAACTGGCCTCCCTAG AACGGGGCATTGTGTCAATCTCCGGACCTGTGCTGAAAACGTTCCCCGTCAAGGTCACTTCACAGCTCATGTCGTGGAAGAGAGTAACTCACAGTGATTTTGCTGTTCTTCCTCATGCAAAGGCCATCCTGGATGCTGGGTTTGCCAATAAAAATGACCTGTACTTTCTTGCCATCTTGGAGAGAGGATCAG CCAGATTATCAGCTCATGTAGTGGTCAGTGTTGACTATCCTGAGGTAGCGCCTGTGTTTGTTACCAGTGTGGCATGGCAAACACAGAGAACAGCAATAAATGACATCCACATCAAG gagatggaggaggaggtaAACGTCCACTACGCTGAGCTCACTGTGGACAAGTCTCAGGAACAGCTCTTATCCTGTCAGTTGCAGCGCTTGCTGGTTTGCTTTGATGTTTATTTGGAGACAGAAGTTGTGGATGTGTCAGCACCCGTGGAGATTCCAAAAGAAAAGGTCATCCCTCGTGTGTGCAG AGGACCTGGGCGAAACAAACCCTACAGATACGTGCCTGAGCTGGCAATCTTCACCCAGAGATAA
- the LOC112561342 gene encoding cell division control protein 45 homolog, which produces MARGEISNQTADFIVIQSDVHAPELKGTEMLVKDFKRDFYDAIQHQRVLVLVAFDVDALCASKILQYLLQCDHIVYTIVPVSGCEDLERAFVENSEGIQHVVMINCGATIDVVEVLQPDDNICFYICDSHRPVDIHNMYNVIQVKLLMKPEDLTEVPSYDEVFRDDESEESGEESDSSESRKKRRRFDDEAILKRQDRRKWEENRNKVLFDYTKFTSYATSASLIMFEIAWKMSKDTNHLVWLAVIGVTDQYVHFKTPRDKYMEAVIALQSHVSRHNHRVDGADNVLSINCLRIAFDEELQLLLYRHWSLFESLCHSLSTACKFKVWTLKGQKRLHEFLAEMGMPLIQCKQQFGAMDASLRTGVKAMMQEHIAKYGLTMQDIVVPSFTAQCGYKTRLSATDVVLACVAVLEAVDRNKLPSDNFLSAQDILSSYHTEAIDKAIQLAKRQLTALVTQVQTFLDMHQIISAGPFLYVFVNEGTVDMKYFSQPQCLTRLARFTLEAHCALSRSKRATSLPLVLGTPLLADLGATLVIGIPPLSTDDERKNFFGKAFEQAAVSTSSRIRQDNFDSHIIEMKTEDRSKFFDALISLLQ; this is translated from the exons ATG GCTAGAGGAGAAATATCCAATCAAACTGCAGATTTCATCGTGATACAAAGTGACGTACACGCGCCAGAATTAAAAGGAACTGAAATGCTTGTAAAAGATTTCAAAAGGGATTTTTACGATGCAATTCAGCATCAG CGTGTTCTCGTTCTGGTTGCCTTTGATGTTGATGCCCTTTGTGCCAGCAAAATACTTcag TATCTACTGCAGTGTGATCATATAGTCTATACTATTGTTCCTGTGTCTGGTTGTGAGGACCTGGAGAGAGCTTTTGTGGAGAATTCAGAAGGG ATACAGCATGTGGTGATGATCAACTGTGGTGCCACCATTGATGTGGTGGAGGTGTTGCAGCCTGATGACAACATCTGCTTTTATATCTGTGACAG tCATCGACCTGTGGATATCCACAACATGTACAACGTCATTCAGGTCAAATTATTGATGAAACCTGAAGACCTCACTGAGGTTCCTTCCTATGATGAAGTTTTTCGAGATGATGAA TCTGAGGAATCTGGTGAGGAGAGTGACTCATCAGAAAGCAGGAAGAAAAGGCGCAGATTTGATGATGAAGCTATTCTAAAGAGACAAGATCGACGTAAATGGGAAGAAAATAG GAATAAGGTCCTTTTTGACTACACCAAGTTCACATCCTATGCTACTTCA GCATCACTGATAATGTTTGAGATCGCCTGGAAAATGTcaaaagacacaaatcatctTGTCTG GCTGGCTGTTATTGGTGTGACTGACCAATACGTGCATTTTAAGACACCACGAGACAAGTACATGGAAGCTGTCATAGCACTGCAGTCTCATGTCTCACGGCATAACCACAG GGTAGATGGTGCTGACAATGTTTTGTCCATCAACTGCCTGCGTATTGCATTTGATGAggagctgcagctgctgttgtaCAGACACTGGTCACTGTTTGAAAGTCTgtgtcattctctctctaccGCCTGCAAGTTCAAAGTGTGGACACTTAAGGGGCAGAAACGTCTGCATGAATTTCTGGCAGAGATGGG CATGCCCCTGATTCAATGCAAGCAACAGTTTGGTGCCATGGACGCCAGTCTCCGCACAGGGGTCAAGGCCATGATGCAAGAGCATATAGCCAAATATGG CCTGACGATGCAGGACATAGTGGTGCCATCATTCACAGCACAGTGTGGATACAAGACACGCTTATCTGCAACAGACGTGGTGTTGGCTTGTGTGGCTGTTCTGGAAGCTGTT GACAGGAATAAGCTGCCATCAGATAACTTCCTCAGTGCTCAGGATATCCTTAGCAG CTATCACACAGAGGCCATTGACAAGGCCATACAGTTGGCCAAGCGACAGTTGACAGCACTAGTGACTCAAGTACAGACCTTTCTCGACATGCATCAGATTATTTCTGCTGGGCCCTTCCTCTATGTCTTTGTTAATGAG GGCACAGTGGACATGAAGTACTTCTCCCAGCCACAGTGTCTGACACGACTGGCCAGATTCACCCTGGAGGCACACTGTGCTTTG AGTCGCAGCAAGCGAGCTACCAGTCTGCCCCTGGTCTTGGGGACACCACTGCTTGCTGATCTTGGTGCTACGCTGGTCATTGGCATTCCCCCACTCAGCACTGATGATGAGAGGAAAAA TTTCTTTGGCAAAGCTTTTGAGCAGGCGGCAGTATCTACCAGCTCAAGGATACGTCAAGACAACTTTGATTCCCACA TTATAGAgatgaagacagaagacagaagcaaGTTCTTTGATGCCCTAATCAGCCTTCTTCAGTGA